Proteins from a single region of Aureibacter tunicatorum:
- a CDS encoding FHA domain-containing protein, producing the protein MGIIKSTQSQRSFILHSQYTIGRDVNNMYRLHVSDVSRKHAVIFWEVGLWKLTDHSTNGTMLNGKHVNHETVELKVGDRIVFSNEIEDELTVMDLASPSSYLLASHPDYRFIELRDQVVLSQESELNYSLFLNKDQSWVLDNCDEEVVLRHGEKYNIMHCEYEFFENNSLEETVKNNDIASQACFEFMLSYDEENVFSKIKINDLTMDLGGKVFNQLLLLLARMKKRDMDEGIEESASGWVAVSDLERMLGKELFKDVDVYYINILIHRLRKFLTELKPYGYLFANVIERRKGKLRFNFSRFEIKKEAFYA; encoded by the coding sequence ATGGGTATAATCAAGAGTACTCAATCCCAAAGAAGTTTCATATTGCATAGTCAGTATACCATTGGAAGAGATGTTAATAACATGTATAGATTGCATGTGTCCGATGTTTCAAGAAAGCACGCAGTGATTTTTTGGGAAGTTGGATTGTGGAAGTTAACAGATCACAGTACCAATGGGACAATGCTTAACGGCAAGCATGTGAATCATGAGACAGTTGAATTGAAAGTGGGGGATCGAATAGTTTTTTCCAATGAAATCGAAGATGAATTGACCGTGATGGATTTAGCTTCTCCTAGCAGTTATTTATTAGCTAGTCATCCTGATTATAGATTCATCGAATTAAGAGACCAAGTAGTGTTGTCACAAGAGAGCGAGCTTAATTACAGCTTGTTTTTGAATAAGGATCAATCATGGGTTTTGGATAATTGCGATGAAGAAGTGGTATTGAGGCATGGAGAAAAATACAATATCATGCATTGTGAGTACGAGTTTTTTGAAAACAACAGCTTGGAGGAAACAGTGAAGAACAATGATATAGCTTCCCAAGCCTGTTTTGAATTCATGCTTAGTTATGATGAGGAGAATGTTTTTTCTAAGATTAAAATCAATGATTTGACCATGGATTTGGGAGGCAAGGTTTTTAACCAATTATTACTCCTATTGGCACGTATGAAAAAAAGAGACATGGATGAAGGAATTGAGGAAAGCGCTTCCGGATGGGTCGCCGTTTCAGACTTGGAAAGGATGTTGGGCAAGGAGCTCTTTAAAGACGTGGATGTGTATTACATCAATATTTTAATTCACAGACTTAGAAAATTCTTGACGGAACTTAAGCCTTATGGATACTTGTTCGCTAATGTAATTGAAAGACGAAAAGGAAAGCTCAGATTTAACTTTTCAAGATTTGAAATAAAGAAAGAGGCGTTCTACGCTTGA
- a CDS encoding TOMM system kinase/cyclase fusion protein: MEIYHTDKERIFDIPNYKYLELLGEGGYGVVFKAIQESTDRAVAVKMVKFDPKIDETRKQQHLTRFDRETRICAGISHPNIVNLIDKGVSEEGSPFAVFEYLEGETLKEYIMRHKRLEPFKAKQLMSQVLDALSCAHEKGVVHRDLKPQNIMVTKSGGKEYVKVLDFGIGTFTSGSLLGAYQQITMTHDLVGTPIYSAPEQLRGEPSTVQSDYYAWGLIFLECLMGMPVMSGASLAQVFQKQLMATHVPLPSGLIDHPLGKLLRWVCAKRPMDRPKGIGDLINELEKINMDTVLVDLKRSRSQSLLEQEAPTLSNSMMWSGMNGVKKQLTVLCVKLDIDYEGSLSGGSMEVIDSILKDQINICRDIALRYGGFVSDSFMNNLAIYFGYPEVSDTDARRAGRTALELVNAARNRSVQLYDQHGIKVAIRLGMHSGHVLVSRNRLPEGAVPNLAMDMSYRAGNGMILTSGVSKKMLEPFLEFETHRNGEFLLMGERHSEAFISLNTTTGKNKMVGRDIEKKKALSEWNNYNDSFGILLEGQAGIGKSCLVHEIKAGLKSEGIVVLECRSLPEHENSALYPFLRLFRRAWQFDDLSENLDKFEKLRTELKNIGIEDDDKIMLMASWFSIVLPEGWEVKAFDPNDQKVILFDIFQRCLTRLESEKYMVVIEDLHWIDEMSLEFVNHMISNDEKKKLPFFLITSRPVEEGWLDELKIEKLKIDSMPSETIEALVTSQLDGEKVAQEALDYITERADGVPLYAKELTSMLIDQDLLVKPDSIYRLIDDIDDKMLPLTLQELLHSRLDRLGSAKETAQLASAIGREFDYDLLLKSGRKDEASLQMDLESLLKSDLIYQQRKVEGANYIFRHILIRDAAYDSMVDSHKVKVHIAIAEYIKKSNNSLETNQLVAYHYQLSGKINESVKYWWSCSEESFKIKQSYELTLFLIKKTICCLEMLSGSSLETQELWLKVLNLQNSIFQFSKGFTDDLIHENYKKSIDIIESNPRLDLKLTVETINGKLFYELNTGNIGFALESIRYLSNIDESKLDKKEALTLIFGRSYTHYLRANYKEVIELGEKAINLFNLDRLDDDYKDRSKVLPLVNALSFKMISLIFLGELGKSAKCVSTILMLVEKCGFQDLIANAYCQIASAYVIQGSFFSDSEKEYSQAKYYLDFAKKISEENDLEFIEHSCELIYMSFNVLDFKNDLRESFLKKIHNSGLMSFESWYMLFLIKANIDRKLFDKAVKMIQNEIQRCEKTGIFFALDYLKVFFVVAKMGNGQSVDSIEIEKLISYLERNNLIWLRLILAYHLKIYKGINFNLEEYFLVNNLNKVHFKNNNLFNKFF, encoded by the coding sequence ATGGAAATATATCATACGGATAAGGAGAGGATATTTGATATTCCTAATTACAAGTACTTGGAGCTTTTGGGGGAGGGAGGTTATGGAGTCGTGTTCAAGGCTATCCAAGAGAGCACTGACAGAGCTGTGGCAGTTAAGATGGTTAAGTTTGATCCCAAAATCGATGAAACCAGAAAACAACAACATTTAACCAGATTTGATAGAGAAACGCGTATCTGCGCTGGAATATCGCATCCAAATATAGTGAATTTGATAGACAAGGGCGTGTCCGAAGAGGGAAGCCCTTTTGCTGTATTTGAATATTTGGAGGGCGAGACACTCAAGGAATATATAATGAGGCACAAGAGGCTTGAACCGTTTAAAGCCAAACAACTTATGAGCCAAGTTTTAGACGCCTTGTCTTGCGCTCATGAGAAAGGTGTGGTGCACAGGGATTTGAAGCCTCAAAATATCATGGTGACAAAGTCTGGCGGAAAGGAGTATGTCAAAGTACTTGACTTTGGCATAGGGACCTTTACCAGTGGTTCGCTCTTGGGCGCTTATCAACAGATTACCATGACGCACGATTTGGTTGGGACGCCTATTTATAGCGCTCCGGAGCAATTAAGAGGAGAGCCATCGACTGTGCAATCAGATTACTACGCATGGGGACTCATTTTTCTGGAATGTTTGATGGGCATGCCTGTTATGAGCGGAGCATCGTTAGCCCAAGTGTTTCAAAAGCAACTTATGGCAACTCATGTGCCTCTGCCTAGCGGCTTAATAGATCATCCCTTAGGTAAATTGTTACGGTGGGTATGCGCTAAAAGGCCAATGGATAGGCCCAAAGGTATTGGGGATTTGATCAATGAGCTAGAAAAGATCAATATGGATACGGTGCTCGTTGATCTTAAAAGAAGCAGATCTCAGTCTTTGTTGGAGCAAGAAGCGCCTACTTTATCCAACAGTATGATGTGGTCTGGAATGAATGGGGTTAAGAAGCAGTTGACAGTGCTATGTGTCAAGTTGGATATTGATTATGAAGGAAGCCTTTCGGGAGGGAGCATGGAAGTTATCGATTCAATATTAAAAGATCAGATAAATATCTGCAGGGATATAGCGCTAAGATATGGAGGTTTCGTTTCTGATTCATTCATGAATAATTTGGCGATCTACTTTGGATATCCTGAAGTGAGCGACACGGATGCGAGAAGAGCAGGAAGAACGGCTTTGGAACTAGTTAATGCGGCTAGAAATAGAAGTGTTCAGTTATATGATCAGCATGGGATAAAAGTCGCTATTAGGCTAGGGATGCACTCAGGACATGTGTTGGTGAGTAGAAATCGTTTGCCGGAAGGAGCGGTGCCCAACTTGGCAATGGATATGTCATACCGGGCTGGCAACGGAATGATATTGACCAGCGGAGTATCGAAGAAAATGTTGGAACCATTTCTTGAATTTGAAACGCATCGAAATGGAGAGTTTCTGTTGATGGGCGAGAGGCATTCAGAGGCATTTATTTCTTTGAATACAACTACTGGCAAGAATAAAATGGTTGGTAGAGATATCGAAAAGAAAAAAGCGCTGAGTGAATGGAATAATTATAATGATTCATTTGGGATATTATTAGAAGGCCAAGCTGGAATAGGCAAATCATGTTTGGTTCATGAAATAAAAGCGGGATTAAAAAGCGAGGGAATAGTTGTTTTAGAATGCAGAAGCTTGCCTGAGCATGAGAATAGTGCGCTTTACCCATTTTTGAGACTTTTTAGAAGAGCTTGGCAGTTTGATGATTTGTCTGAAAATTTAGACAAGTTTGAGAAACTTAGAACAGAGCTGAAGAACATAGGCATAGAAGATGATGACAAAATAATGTTGATGGCTTCTTGGTTCTCCATTGTTTTGCCGGAAGGTTGGGAAGTAAAAGCATTTGATCCCAATGATCAGAAAGTCATATTGTTTGATATTTTTCAGAGATGCTTGACAAGGCTTGAGTCAGAGAAATATATGGTGGTGATCGAGGATTTGCACTGGATTGATGAGATGAGTTTGGAGTTTGTCAATCATATGATCAGCAACGATGAAAAGAAAAAGCTTCCATTTTTTCTAATTACTAGCAGGCCCGTAGAGGAAGGTTGGCTTGATGAATTGAAGATTGAAAAGTTGAAAATCGACTCAATGCCTTCAGAGACGATAGAGGCTTTAGTGACTAGTCAATTGGATGGTGAAAAAGTAGCGCAGGAAGCATTGGATTATATTACCGAGAGAGCGGATGGAGTTCCTTTGTATGCGAAAGAACTGACAAGCATGTTGATTGATCAAGATTTATTGGTGAAGCCGGATAGTATTTACCGTTTGATCGATGATATAGATGACAAGATGCTCCCGCTTACTCTGCAAGAGTTGTTGCACTCTAGATTGGATCGGCTTGGCTCGGCAAAAGAGACTGCGCAATTAGCTTCAGCAATAGGCCGAGAATTCGATTACGACCTATTGCTAAAGTCCGGACGCAAGGATGAGGCATCTTTGCAAATGGACCTTGAATCGCTTTTGAAGTCCGATTTGATTTATCAACAAAGAAAAGTCGAAGGAGCGAATTATATCTTTAGGCATATTTTGATACGAGACGCTGCTTATGACAGCATGGTTGATAGTCATAAGGTGAAGGTGCATATTGCTATTGCTGAATATATTAAAAAAAGCAATAATAGTTTGGAGACAAATCAATTAGTTGCTTATCACTATCAATTATCTGGAAAAATTAATGAAAGTGTTAAATATTGGTGGTCTTGTTCAGAGGAAAGCTTTAAAATCAAACAGTCATATGAATTGACTTTATTCTTAATTAAGAAAACTATTTGTTGTTTGGAGATGTTGTCTGGTTCTTCGCTGGAAACCCAAGAGTTATGGCTAAAGGTGTTAAATCTTCAAAATTCTATTTTTCAATTTTCAAAAGGTTTTACAGATGATTTAATTCATGAAAACTATAAAAAAAGTATAGATATAATTGAGTCAAATCCAAGGCTTGATCTTAAGCTTACTGTTGAAACCATTAATGGTAAGTTGTTTTATGAATTGAATACAGGAAATATTGGTTTTGCTTTAGAATCAATCAGGTATCTATCAAATATTGATGAATCCAAGTTGGATAAAAAAGAAGCGTTGACATTGATTTTTGGCAGGTCTTACACTCATTATTTAAGAGCTAATTATAAAGAGGTAATTGAATTAGGTGAAAAGGCGATTAATTTGTTTAATTTGGACAGGTTGGATGATGATTATAAAGATAGATCTAAAGTGTTGCCATTAGTAAATGCTTTGTCATTTAAGATGATTTCGTTGATTTTTTTAGGAGAATTGGGGAAGTCAGCTAAATGTGTGTCAACCATCTTAATGTTAGTTGAAAAATGTGGTTTTCAAGATTTAATTGCAAATGCTTATTGTCAGATAGCTTCAGCATATGTAATTCAAGGTTCTTTCTTTTCAGACTCAGAGAAAGAGTATTCTCAAGCGAAATATTATTTAGACTTTGCGAAAAAAATATCAGAAGAGAATGATTTGGAGTTTATAGAGCATAGTTGTGAATTGATTTATATGTCATTTAACGTACTTGATTTTAAAAATGATTTAAGGGAAAGTTTTTTAAAAAAAATACATAACTCAGGTCTGATGTCTTTTGAAAGTTGGTATATGCTATTTTTAATTAAAGCTAATATTGATAGAAAATTATTCGATAAGGCTGTAAAAATGATTCAAAATGAAATACAGAGGTGTGAGAAGACAGGGATATTTTTTGCATTGGATTATTTGAAAGTATTTTTTGTAGTTGCAAAAATGGGGAATGGTCAAAGTGTCGATAGCATTGAAATAGAAAAATTAATAAGCTATTTAGAAAGAAATAATTTGATTTGGTTGAGGTTAATCTTAGCATATCATTTAAAAATATACAAGGGAATTAATTTTAATCTCGAGGAGTATTTTTTAGTAAATAATTTAAATAAAGTACATTTTAAAAATAATAATCTATTCAATAAATTTTTTTAA
- a CDS encoding FG-GAP and VCBS repeat-containing protein, with the protein MRTCFLIAVLFFSQAGCLYSQDSSSLSLENYFSFEQNGMYTTGSVLADLNNDDFLDIVQANGNDMAPQPLTIYYNTGRSFGTSYNSRVDHYFSDIDYHTNLAVGDIDNDGFVDIVAVSPFNNFNKKCEGGKIKVYINNNGRFLESPSMVKNLNYSVFDVDLGDIDGDGDLDLAVACVGKCESNTNELISMPSFVFENKMGKIDFEKPFWSTYENYSAWSLNFADFNRDGKLDLALGHVADSLQAGAISIFFGNEHFLDIEPRWNGGVYDDVMGFSLTSGLLIEEKENAYPAILTTLMSTSNTNRESSGFYLYQTYDSSPVWKLNSKEMKYVDNPSYSAISDLNNDGISDLVLGYYSLRNCLNTSGAPLLVYSYDSLNESYLKSSPDSITQMKLGVNEQIAIGDINNECLVYQEAKRVLVNGEKVVTLNHNNVQVIDSVMINGEIVSHNNYNWCPNEFWLSLSNEIFINKKGMVYVSVFYKISRKKKLLRALWNPNFGSLIYSVSD; encoded by the coding sequence ATGAGAACATGCTTTTTAATTGCTGTGCTATTTTTTAGTCAAGCAGGCTGCTTATACTCACAAGATTCTAGTAGTTTAAGCTTAGAGAATTATTTTAGTTTTGAGCAGAATGGGATGTATACTACTGGGTCTGTTCTTGCTGATTTGAATAATGATGATTTTTTGGATATTGTTCAGGCAAATGGAAATGATATGGCTCCTCAACCATTAACTATTTATTATAACACTGGAAGGTCATTTGGAACTTCTTACAATAGTAGAGTCGATCATTATTTTTCTGATATTGATTATCATACTAATCTTGCAGTCGGTGATATTGATAATGATGGGTTTGTAGATATTGTAGCGGTCTCTCCATTTAACAACTTCAATAAAAAATGTGAAGGTGGAAAAATAAAGGTGTATATAAATAATAATGGGCGCTTTTTAGAAAGTCCTTCAATGGTCAAGAATTTAAATTATAGCGTTTTTGATGTTGACTTAGGAGATATTGATGGTGACGGAGATTTAGATTTAGCAGTAGCTTGTGTTGGAAAGTGTGAAAGCAATACAAATGAATTGATATCAATGCCGTCTTTTGTATTTGAGAACAAAATGGGAAAGATAGATTTTGAAAAGCCATTTTGGTCGACATATGAAAATTATAGCGCATGGAGTTTGAATTTTGCTGATTTTAATCGAGATGGGAAGTTGGATTTGGCTTTGGGACATGTTGCTGATAGCTTGCAAGCTGGTGCCATTAGTATTTTTTTTGGGAATGAACATTTTTTAGATATTGAGCCTAGATGGAATGGAGGTGTTTATGATGATGTAATGGGTTTTTCTTTAACCTCTGGCTTATTAATTGAAGAAAAGGAGAATGCTTACCCAGCGATTCTAACTACATTGATGAGCACATCAAATACTAATAGGGAGTCAAGCGGTTTTTATCTGTATCAGACTTATGATTCAAGCCCTGTTTGGAAATTGAATTCAAAGGAAATGAAATATGTTGATAATCCATCATATTCAGCAATCTCGGATTTGAATAATGACGGGATATCAGATTTAGTGTTGGGATATTATTCTTTGAGAAATTGTTTGAATACAAGTGGAGCTCCATTACTTGTCTATTCTTATGATTCTTTAAATGAAAGTTATTTAAAGAGTTCCCCTGACTCTATTACTCAGATGAAGTTGGGGGTTAATGAACAAATTGCAATTGGGGATATCAATAATGAATGTTTAGTTTATCAAGAAGCTAAAAGAGTGCTTGTGAATGGAGAAAAGGTTGTAACTCTAAATCATAATAATGTTCAGGTCATTGATAGTGTGATGATAAACGGAGAGATAGTTTCACACAATAATTACAATTGGTGTCCAAATGAATTTTGGTTGAGCTTATCCAATGAAATATTTATTAACAAAAAAGGAATGGTTTATGTTTCAGTTTTTTATAAAATAAGCCGAAAGAAAAAGCTTTTGAGAGCTTTATGGAATCCTAATTTCGGTAGTTTGATTTATTCTGTCAGTGATTAG